In Neisseria dentiae, one DNA window encodes the following:
- the ppsA gene encoding phosphoenolpyruvate synthase: protein MAANYVIWFENLRMTDVESVGGKNASLGEMISQLTEKGVRVPGGFATTAEAYRAFLAHNGLNERISAALAALDVEDVTELARVGKEIRQWILDTPFPEELDAAVEEAWNKMVADAGTDQISVAVRSSATAEDLPDASFAGQQETFLNINGLENVKEAMKHVFASLYNDRAISYRVHKGFAHDIVALSAGVQRMVRSDSGAAGVMFSIDTESGFDQVVFVTSSYGLGETVVQGAVNPDEFYVHKPTLKAGKPAILRKTMGSKLIKMTFTGQAQAGKSVQVVDVPEADRKAFSISDEEITELAKYALIIEEHYGRPMDIEWGRDGVDGKLYILQARPETVKSQEDSTRSLRRYSISGDKKILCEGRAIGQKVGQGKVRLVKDISQMDSVQAGDVLVTDMTDPDWEPVMKRASAIVTNRGGRTCHAAIIARELGIPAVVGSGDATSTLTDGQEVTVSCAEGDTGFIYEGLLNVEVTDIALDNMPKSPVKIMMNVGNPELAFSFSGLPNEGIGLARMEFIINRQIGIHPKALLEFDSQDAGLKAEINDRIAGYASPVAFYVDKIAEGVATLAASVYPRKVIVRMSDFKSNEYANLLGGSIYEPHEENPMLGFRGAARYVSDDFKECFALECQALKRVRDEMGLTNVEIMIPFVRTLSEAEAVIKALKENGLERGKNGLRLIMMCELPSNALLAEQFLQYFDGFSIGSNDMTQLTLGVDRDSGGPIAGTFDERNPAVKVMLHLAISACRKHNKYVGICGQGPSDHPDFAKWLVEEGIETVSLNPDTVIETWLYLAKELNK from the coding sequence ATGGCTGCAAATTACGTGATTTGGTTTGAAAACCTGCGCATGACCGATGTGGAAAGCGTGGGCGGTAAAAACGCCTCTTTGGGCGAAATGATTAGCCAGCTTACCGAAAAAGGCGTGCGCGTGCCGGGCGGTTTCGCCACCACCGCCGAAGCCTACCGCGCTTTTCTGGCGCACAACGGCCTGAACGAACGTATTTCCGCAGCCCTGGCTGCCCTGGACGTGGAAGACGTTACCGAGCTTGCCCGCGTGGGCAAAGAAATCCGCCAGTGGATTTTAGACACGCCGTTCCCCGAAGAGCTCGACGCAGCCGTTGAAGAAGCATGGAACAAAATGGTGGCCGATGCGGGCACCGATCAGATTTCGGTGGCGGTGCGCTCTTCGGCCACGGCAGAAGACCTGCCCGACGCCTCGTTTGCCGGCCAGCAGGAAACTTTCTTGAATATCAACGGGCTGGAAAACGTTAAAGAAGCCATGAAACACGTTTTCGCCTCACTGTATAACGACCGTGCCATTTCTTACCGCGTGCACAAAGGTTTCGCCCACGATATCGTGGCCTTGTCGGCCGGCGTGCAGCGCATGGTGCGCTCCGACAGCGGTGCGGCCGGCGTGATGTTCTCTATCGACACCGAAAGCGGCTTCGACCAAGTGGTGTTCGTTACCTCTTCATACGGCCTCGGCGAAACCGTGGTGCAGGGCGCGGTCAACCCCGACGAATTCTATGTGCACAAACCCACGCTGAAAGCAGGCAAACCCGCCATTTTGCGCAAAACCATGGGTTCCAAACTCATCAAGATGACTTTCACCGGCCAGGCGCAGGCCGGCAAATCGGTGCAGGTGGTGGACGTGCCCGAAGCCGACCGCAAAGCCTTCTCGATTTCCGACGAAGAAATCACCGAATTGGCCAAATACGCGCTGATTATCGAAGAACACTACGGCCGCCCGATGGACATCGAATGGGGCCGCGACGGCGTGGACGGCAAGCTCTATATCCTGCAAGCCCGCCCCGAAACCGTTAAATCGCAGGAAGACAGCACCCGCAGCCTGCGCCGGTACAGCATCAGCGGCGACAAGAAAATCCTTTGCGAAGGCCGCGCCATCGGCCAGAAAGTGGGCCAGGGCAAAGTGCGCCTGGTGAAAGACATTTCGCAGATGGACAGCGTGCAGGCGGGCGACGTGCTTGTTACCGACATGACCGACCCCGATTGGGAGCCGGTGATGAAACGCGCTTCGGCCATCGTAACCAACCGCGGCGGCCGCACCTGCCACGCCGCCATTATCGCCCGCGAGCTGGGCATTCCCGCCGTTGTGGGCAGCGGCGACGCCACTTCAACCCTTACCGACGGCCAAGAAGTTACCGTATCCTGCGCCGAAGGCGACACCGGCTTTATCTATGAGGGCCTGCTGAATGTGGAAGTAACCGATATCGCTTTGGACAATATGCCCAAATCGCCGGTGAAAATCATGATGAACGTGGGCAATCCCGAGCTGGCTTTCAGCTTCTCGGGCCTGCCCAACGAAGGCATCGGCTTGGCGCGTATGGAATTCATCATCAACCGCCAAATCGGCATCCACCCCAAAGCGCTGCTTGAGTTTGACAGCCAAGATGCCGGTTTGAAAGCCGAAATCAACGACCGCATCGCCGGTTATGCCTCGCCGGTGGCTTTCTATGTGGACAAAATCGCCGAGGGCGTGGCCACGTTGGCCGCATCGGTTTACCCGCGCAAAGTAATCGTGCGTATGTCCGACTTCAAATCCAACGAATACGCCAATCTGTTGGGCGGCAGCATTTACGAGCCGCACGAAGAAAACCCCATGCTCGGCTTCCGCGGCGCGGCGCGCTATGTTTCCGATGATTTCAAAGAATGCTTTGCGTTGGAATGTCAGGCGCTCAAACGCGTGCGCGACGAAATGGGGCTGACCAATGTGGAAATCATGATTCCGTTCGTGCGCACGTTAAGCGAAGCCGAAGCGGTGATTAAAGCCTTGAAAGAAAACGGTTTGGAACGCGGCAAAAACGGCCTGCGCCTGATTATGATGTGCGAACTGCCGAGCAACGCCCTCTTGGCCGAGCAGTTCCTGCAATATTTCGACGGCTTCTCCATCGGCTCCAACGATATGACCCAGCTTACTTTGGGCGTGGACCGCGACAGCGGCGGCCCGATTGCCGGCACGTTCGACGAGCGCAACCCCGCCGTGAAAGTGATGCTGCATCTGGCGATTTCCGCCTGCCGCAAGCACAACAAATATGTCGGCATCTGCGGCCAAGGCCCTTCGGACCACCCCGATTTCGCCAAATGGCTGGTGGAAGAAGGCATCGAAACCGTGTCGCTCAACCCCGACACAGTAATCGAAACTTGGCTGTATCTGGCTAAAGAGCTGAACAAATAA
- a CDS encoding MFS transporter yields MSLKDNLNFSTSRRFAPLFGTQFLGAFNDNLFKTALFVMISFYGLGQNDFLPASQMLNLGALLFILPYFLFSAISGQLSTKFDKAKLARAVKLLEIVVMAAAAFGFYIQSAPLLLFCLFCMGAQSTLFGPLKYAILPDYLNDKELIMGNSLIESGTFLAILFGQILGTAVAGIPPHIVGIMVVAVAAAGTVTSLFMPSVPAKDPAARLEPNIAKGTWVLLKETFAQRELYAAIIGISWFWFVGSVYTTQLPTFTQIHLGGNDNVFNLMLALFSVGIAAGSVLCAKVSHQRLHLGLVAVGALGLTASGLLLVWLTHGQRFTELQGLGWFLSQANAYPVILTMIAIGFFGGFFSVPLYTWLQTASSDAFRAHAVAANNIVNGLFIVTAALLSAALLWLFDSITLLYLAVAAGNLPLIAYLIKLEPQFLSDLKGYLKK; encoded by the coding sequence ATGAGCCTTAAAGATAACCTCAACTTCTCCACCAGCCGCCGCTTCGCCCCGCTTTTCGGCACACAGTTTCTCGGCGCTTTCAACGATAACCTGTTTAAAACCGCGCTGTTTGTGATGATCAGCTTCTACGGCCTGGGGCAGAACGATTTCCTGCCCGCCAGCCAGATGCTCAACCTCGGCGCGCTGCTGTTTATCCTGCCTTATTTTCTGTTTTCCGCAATTTCGGGGCAGTTGAGCACCAAGTTCGACAAAGCCAAGCTCGCGCGCGCGGTCAAGCTGCTGGAAATCGTGGTGATGGCGGCGGCGGCTTTCGGTTTTTACATACAGTCCGCCCCCCTGCTGCTGTTCTGCCTGTTTTGCATGGGCGCGCAATCCACGCTGTTCGGCCCGCTGAAATACGCCATCCTGCCCGATTATCTTAACGATAAAGAGCTGATTATGGGCAACAGCCTGATCGAATCGGGCACATTTCTGGCGATTCTGTTCGGCCAGATTCTCGGCACGGCGGTGGCGGGCATTCCGCCCCATATCGTCGGCATCATGGTGGTGGCGGTGGCGGCGGCAGGCACGGTTACCAGCCTGTTTATGCCGTCTGTTCCCGCCAAAGACCCTGCCGCCCGCCTCGAACCGAACATCGCCAAAGGCACTTGGGTGCTGCTGAAAGAAACCTTCGCCCAACGCGAACTCTACGCCGCCATCATCGGCATTTCGTGGTTTTGGTTCGTCGGCTCGGTTTACACCACCCAGCTGCCCACGTTCACGCAAATCCACCTCGGCGGCAACGACAACGTGTTTAACCTGATGCTGGCGCTGTTTTCCGTCGGCATCGCCGCCGGCTCGGTTTTGTGCGCCAAAGTCAGCCACCAGCGGCTGCACTTGGGTTTGGTGGCCGTGGGTGCGCTCGGCTTAACCGCCAGCGGCCTTTTGCTGGTTTGGCTCACGCACGGCCAACGCTTTACCGAGCTGCAAGGCTTGGGCTGGTTTTTGTCGCAGGCCAACGCCTACCCCGTTATCCTCACCATGATTGCCATCGGCTTTTTCGGCGGCTTTTTCTCTGTGCCGCTCTACACTTGGCTGCAAACCGCCAGCAGCGACGCCTTCCGCGCCCACGCCGTGGCCGCCAACAATATCGTCAACGGCCTGTTTATAGTAACCGCCGCCCTCTTGAGCGCCGCCCTGCTGTGGCTGTTCGACAGCATCACCCTGCTTTATCTGGCGGTGGCGGCGGGCAATTTGCCGCTGATTGCCTATCTGATCAAACTCGAACCGCAGTTTCTGAGCGATTTGAAAGGTTATCTGAAGAAATAG
- the ccoS gene encoding cbb3-type cytochrome oxidase assembly protein CcoS — translation MESVFILIPISIILAFLIAYFFWWSGKNGQFDDLEGPAHRILMDDDSTDKQAAGKPQEKQQNEP, via the coding sequence ATGGAAAGCGTGTTTATCCTGATACCCATCAGCATCATTCTGGCGTTTCTGATTGCCTATTTTTTCTGGTGGTCGGGCAAAAACGGCCAGTTCGACGATTTGGAAGGTCCCGCACACCGCATTCTGATGGACGACGATTCCACCGACAAACAAGCCGCCGGCAAACCGCAAGAAAAACAACAAAATGAGCCTTAA
- a CDS encoding HLGFF motif protein, with the protein MHYFSIHTQEGDHLGFFIMLPDNESENPPQSGRFAVKLQSENPPQETAAVRALAACQHAETPLYWALEKDHVALFDDNAALGRIRGEYLTLAAGQTLLLNDLTGTL; encoded by the coding sequence ATGCACTATTTCAGCATCCACACTCAAGAAGGCGATCATTTAGGCTTTTTCATCATGCTGCCCGACAACGAATCCGAAAACCCGCCGCAAAGCGGGCGTTTCGCCGTGAAGCTGCAAAGCGAAAACCCACCGCAGGAAACCGCCGCCGTGCGCGCGCTCGCCGCCTGCCAACATGCCGAAACACCACTTTATTGGGCACTCGAAAAAGACCATGTCGCCCTGTTTGACGACAACGCCGCCCTCGGCCGCATACGCGGCGAATACCTGACCCTTGCCGCCGGCCAAACGCTGCTGCTCAACGATTTAACGGGAACCCTCTAA
- the ttcA gene encoding tRNA 2-thiocytidine(32) synthetase TtcA, with protein MSKKPKHELENNKLNKRLRHAVGDAVNDFNMIENGDKIMVCLSGGKDSYALLDILRQLQASAPVDFELVAVNLDQKQPGFPEHVLPEYLESIGVPYKIIEEDTYSVVKRVIEEGKTTCSLCSRLRRGVLYRVAKELGCTKIALGHHRDDILETLFLNMFYGGKLKAMPPKLVSDNGEHIVIRPLAYVKEKDLARYAELKQFPIIPCNLCGSQPNLQRQVIKEMLQDWDKRFPGRIESMFSALQNVVPSHLADTELFDFAGLQRGQKLKHGGDLAFDKESVPQRFSDGLEAEEGEIRLPAAAPKKVINILASKPK; from the coding sequence ATGTCTAAAAAACCCAAACACGAACTCGAAAACAACAAACTCAACAAACGCCTGCGCCATGCCGTGGGCGATGCCGTCAACGATTTCAACATGATTGAAAACGGCGACAAAATCATGGTGTGCCTCTCGGGCGGCAAAGACAGCTATGCGCTTTTGGACATCCTGCGCCAATTGCAGGCCTCCGCACCGGTGGATTTCGAACTGGTGGCCGTCAACCTCGACCAAAAGCAGCCCGGCTTTCCCGAACACGTTTTGCCCGAATATCTCGAAAGCATCGGTGTGCCGTATAAAATCATCGAAGAAGACACTTATTCGGTGGTCAAGCGCGTGATCGAAGAAGGCAAAACCACCTGTTCGCTGTGCAGCCGCCTGCGCCGCGGCGTGCTCTACCGCGTGGCCAAAGAGTTGGGCTGCACCAAAATCGCGCTGGGCCACCACCGCGACGATATTCTCGAAACCCTGTTTCTGAATATGTTTTACGGCGGCAAACTCAAAGCCATGCCGCCGAAACTCGTGAGCGACAACGGTGAACACATCGTTATCCGCCCGCTTGCGTATGTGAAAGAAAAAGATTTGGCACGCTATGCCGAGCTTAAACAGTTTCCGATTATCCCCTGCAATTTGTGCGGCTCGCAGCCCAACCTGCAACGGCAGGTGATTAAAGAAATGCTGCAAGATTGGGACAAACGCTTTCCCGGCCGCATCGAAAGCATGTTTTCCGCCCTGCAAAACGTGGTGCCTTCCCATCTGGCCGATACCGAGCTGTTCGACTTTGCCGGTTTGCAGCGCGGCCAAAAACTGAAACACGGCGGCGATTTGGCTTTCGATAAAGAAAGCGTGCCGCAGCGGTTTTCAGACGGCCTCGAAGCGGAAGAAGGCGAAATCAGGCTGCCCGCCGCCGCGCCGAAAAAAGTGATCAATATTCTGGCGAGCAAACCCAAATAG
- a CDS encoding lipoprotein signal peptidase: MSGRDLCPHLRRISALCVYALEGTARSLAYLLDMSAPAALLRLELYSHLGVL, translated from the coding sequence TTGTCAGGCCGAGACCTTTGTCCCCATCTGCGGCGCATTTCTGCGTTGTGCGTTTATGCCCTTGAGGGTACTGCCCGCTCGCTTGCCTATCTGCTTGATATGTCTGCGCCTGCTGCGCTGCTGCGCCTTGAACTATATTCACATCTAGGGGTTTTATAA
- a CDS encoding LPS-assembly lipoprotein LptE: MKKILLAAAVLMVAACGFHLKGTGGISGALPYQSWHVANGQSMQQPLENALRRASGKPVGAAEAQATVTVNRIGTRRDVFTVTRAAVINEYLLVLQVEAQASVNGQPVGEPITVQVERKMDYADSEVLGKAEEEGTIWSEMRADAADQIVRRLTFLKAQ; this comes from the coding sequence ATGAAAAAGATTTTGTTAGCCGCCGCCGTGCTGATGGTGGCCGCCTGCGGTTTCCACTTGAAAGGCACGGGCGGTATATCCGGCGCGCTGCCTTATCAGTCGTGGCACGTTGCCAACGGCCAATCCATGCAGCAGCCGCTCGAAAACGCCTTGCGCCGCGCCAGCGGCAAACCGGTGGGCGCAGCCGAAGCGCAGGCCACGGTAACCGTAAACCGTATCGGCACCCGCCGCGATGTGTTCACCGTTACCCGCGCCGCCGTCATCAACGAATACCTGCTGGTGTTGCAGGTGGAAGCGCAGGCCAGCGTAAACGGCCAACCCGTGGGCGAACCGATAACGGTGCAGGTTGAGCGCAAAATGGATTATGCCGACAGCGAAGTGTTGGGCAAGGCCGAAGAAGAAGGCACCATTTGGTCGGAAATGCGCGCCGATGCCGCCGATCAGATCGTGCGCCGCCTCACCTTTCTGAAAGCGCAGTAA
- the holA gene encoding DNA polymerase III subunit delta codes for MPVMNIGELSPDLPLKPLYVIHGEEDLLRVEALDSLRAAAKKQGYLNREVYTADNAFDWNELLQSAGSMGLFADLKLLEIHIPGGKPGKNGGDALQTLAERLPEDTVTVVMLPKLERAQMQAKWFTSLAAHGVVLEAKAVTGAALPQWIRGRLNRLNLDIEADALALFAERVEGNLLAAKQEIDKLALLHPAGHLVNMADAEAAIANVARFDVFQLAGAWMGGDAPRVARLLEGLEAEGEEPVLLLWAVAEDIRTLIRLTAALKQGQSVQAVRNSLRLWGDKQTLAPAAVKRISINRLLTALQDCARIDRIIKGAEEGNAWAEFKHLVTGLAG; via the coding sequence ATGCCGGTGATGAACATCGGCGAGTTGTCGCCCGATCTGCCGCTCAAGCCCCTGTATGTGATACACGGCGAAGAAGATTTGCTGCGTGTGGAAGCTTTGGACAGCCTGCGCGCTGCCGCCAAAAAGCAGGGCTACCTCAACCGCGAAGTCTATACCGCCGACAACGCGTTCGATTGGAACGAACTTCTGCAATCGGCAGGCAGCATGGGGCTGTTTGCCGATTTGAAACTTTTGGAAATCCACATTCCCGGCGGCAAGCCCGGCAAAAACGGCGGCGATGCGCTGCAAACGCTGGCCGAGCGCCTGCCCGAAGACACGGTAACCGTGGTGATGCTGCCCAAGCTCGAGCGCGCCCAAATGCAGGCCAAATGGTTTACCTCGCTGGCGGCGCACGGCGTGGTGCTGGAAGCCAAAGCCGTTACCGGCGCAGCGCTGCCGCAATGGATACGCGGCCGTCTGAACCGTCTCAACCTCGATATCGAAGCCGACGCGCTGGCGCTGTTTGCCGAGCGCGTAGAAGGCAACCTGCTGGCCGCCAAACAGGAAATCGACAAACTCGCCCTGCTGCACCCCGCAGGGCATCTGGTTAACATGGCCGATGCCGAAGCCGCCATTGCCAACGTGGCCCGTTTCGACGTGTTCCAGCTCGCCGGCGCATGGATGGGCGGCGACGCCCCCCGTGTGGCGCGCCTGCTCGAGGGTTTGGAAGCCGAAGGCGAAGAACCTGTGCTACTGCTGTGGGCGGTGGCCGAAGACATCCGCACCCTTATCCGCTTAACCGCCGCCCTGAAGCAAGGGCAGAGCGTGCAGGCCGTGCGCAACAGCCTGCGCCTGTGGGGCGACAAGCAAACGCTCGCGCCGGCAGCGGTCAAACGCATCAGCATCAACCGCTTGCTTACCGCCCTGCAAGACTGCGCCCGTATCGACCGCATCATCAAAGGCGCAGAAGAGGGCAACGCATGGGCCGAATTCAAACATCTGGTTACGGGATTGGCGGGATAA
- the radA gene encoding DNA repair protein RadA produces MAKAPKTVYQCSECGGTAPKWQGKCPHCGEWNTLQESLAAPEPKNARFQSWAADTAQVQDLSKVTAVEVPREPTGIGELDRVLGGGLVGGAVILLGGDPGIGKSTLLLQTVAVMAQSRKVLYVSGEESAQQVALRAQRLGLKSEGVNLLAEIRMEAIQTALKQHEPAVVVIDSIQTMYSDQITSAPGSVSQVRECAAQLTRMAKQMGIAMILVGHVTKDGAIAGPRVLEHMVDTVLYFEGDQHSNYRMIRAIKNRFGAANELGVFAMTEHGLKGVSNPSAIFLASYRDDVPGSCVLVTQEGSRPLLVEIQALVDDAHGFTPKRLTVGLEQNRLAMLLAVLNRHAGIACFDQDVFLNAVGGVKINEPAADLAIILAMLSSFRNRPLPEKMVAFGEIGLSGEVRPVARGQERLKEAEKLGFKRAVVPKANMPRNPKEFPGLQIFGVASLQEAVDVCRNAAE; encoded by the coding sequence ATGGCAAAAGCCCCGAAAACCGTTTACCAATGCAGCGAATGCGGCGGCACCGCGCCCAAATGGCAGGGCAAATGCCCGCATTGCGGCGAGTGGAACACGCTGCAAGAGAGCCTCGCCGCGCCCGAGCCGAAAAACGCGCGTTTCCAATCGTGGGCGGCGGATACGGCGCAGGTGCAGGATTTGTCAAAAGTTACCGCCGTCGAAGTGCCGCGCGAGCCGACCGGCATCGGCGAACTCGACCGCGTGCTCGGCGGCGGCCTGGTCGGCGGGGCGGTGATTCTGCTCGGCGGCGACCCCGGCATCGGCAAATCGACGCTGCTGCTGCAAACCGTGGCGGTGATGGCACAAAGCCGCAAAGTGCTGTATGTGTCGGGCGAAGAATCGGCGCAGCAGGTGGCGCTGCGCGCGCAGCGTTTGGGCTTGAAAAGCGAAGGCGTGAACCTGTTGGCCGAAATCCGCATGGAAGCGATTCAGACGGCCTTAAAACAGCACGAGCCTGCCGTTGTTGTTATCGATTCGATTCAAACCATGTATTCCGACCAAATCACTTCCGCGCCCGGCTCGGTGTCGCAGGTGCGCGAATGCGCCGCCCAGCTTACCCGCATGGCCAAGCAGATGGGCATTGCCATGATTTTGGTCGGCCACGTTACCAAAGACGGCGCCATCGCCGGCCCGCGCGTGCTGGAGCACATGGTCGATACCGTGCTGTATTTCGAGGGCGACCAGCATTCCAACTACCGCATGATACGCGCCATCAAAAACCGCTTCGGCGCGGCCAACGAATTGGGCGTGTTCGCCATGACCGAACACGGCTTGAAAGGCGTGTCCAACCCCTCGGCCATCTTTCTGGCCAGCTACCGCGACGATGTGCCCGGCTCGTGTGTGTTGGTTACGCAGGAAGGCAGCCGCCCGCTGTTGGTGGAAATTCAGGCGCTGGTGGACGACGCGCACGGCTTCACGCCCAAGCGGCTCACCGTCGGACTCGAACAAAACCGCCTCGCCATGCTGTTGGCCGTTTTAAACCGCCACGCGGGCATCGCCTGCTTCGACCAAGACGTGTTTTTAAATGCGGTGGGCGGCGTGAAAATCAACGAACCGGCCGCCGACTTGGCGATTATCCTCGCCATGTTATCCAGCTTCCGCAACCGCCCGCTGCCCGAAAAAATGGTGGCCTTCGGCGAAATCGGTTTGAGCGGCGAAGTGCGCCCCGTTGCGCGCGGGCAGGAGCGGCTGAAAGAAGCCGAGAAACTGGGGTTCAAACGCGCGGTGGTGCCGAAAGCGAATATGCCGCGCAATCCGAAAGAGTTTCCCGGATTGCAGATTTTCGGCGTAGCCAGTTTGCAGGAAGCGGTGGATGTGTGCAGAAATGCGGCGGAATAA
- a CDS encoding tetratricopeptide repeat protein: MKKAAYSHLAAAVFAVFALPVSADTRVPDQQAQYELAQAYETGSGVEQNHERAAKLYLKAARKGHAGAQAHLGTMYHEGRGVKENAKTAVSWYRKAASQGNGHAQNNLGRMYFYGYGVAQDYKQAFEWFKQAAESGDDTAQKNLAYMYAHGTGVEQDMKQAAHWYEQAAKQGLAEAQAEIGFLYDEGRGVEADAQKAALWYTQAADRGSAVAQYNLGHMYLEGRGVVKNVEKAHALFQQSCSGGDEDACKLVSQAAQGGS; encoded by the coding sequence ATGAAAAAAGCCGCATATTCCCATTTGGCCGCCGCCGTTTTCGCTGTTTTCGCCCTGCCGGTTTCCGCCGATACCCGCGTGCCCGACCAACAGGCGCAATACGAGCTGGCGCAGGCCTATGAAACCGGCAGCGGTGTCGAACAGAACCACGAACGCGCCGCCAAACTGTATCTCAAGGCCGCCAGAAAAGGCCATGCCGGTGCGCAGGCGCATTTGGGCACCATGTACCACGAAGGCCGCGGCGTGAAAGAAAACGCCAAAACGGCGGTGTCGTGGTACCGCAAAGCCGCCTCGCAGGGCAACGGCCATGCCCAAAACAACCTCGGCCGTATGTATTTTTACGGTTACGGCGTGGCGCAGGATTACAAACAGGCGTTCGAATGGTTTAAACAGGCGGCCGAAAGCGGCGACGACACCGCCCAGAAAAACCTTGCCTATATGTATGCGCACGGCACGGGGGTGGAACAGGACATGAAACAGGCCGCCCATTGGTATGAACAGGCCGCCAAGCAAGGGCTGGCGGAAGCGCAGGCGGAAATCGGCTTTCTCTACGACGAAGGCCGCGGCGTGGAAGCCGATGCGCAGAAAGCCGCCCTATGGTACACGCAGGCTGCCGACCGAGGCAGCGCGGTGGCCCAATATAATTTGGGGCATATGTATTTGGAAGGCCGCGGCGTGGTGAAAAACGTTGAGAAAGCCCATGCGCTGTTCCAGCAGTCGTGCAGCGGCGGCGACGAAGACGCGTGCAAACTGGTATCACAGGCCGCGCAGGGCGGCAGTTGA
- a CDS encoding LysE family translocator, producing MNESAVIIATVVAAHFLALISPGPDFLLVIRSALRNNRRRAVGVALGIALANGIYIVLCMVSVGAVIAHSIWLMFLLKIIGGAFLLYVAYGALRAKRSDYAFITQTPQNAGQKAAPSFWAEFFLGIASGLSNPKNIVFYLSLFSVVLTPQISMGLTVALGVWMVLLVFVWDAMIIFVLSQHKVRRAFGKVAFYVDKTAGILLGLMGGKLLHSAVKETV from the coding sequence ATGAACGAGAGCGCCGTCATTATCGCCACTGTGGTCGCCGCACATTTCTTGGCCTTAATCAGCCCCGGGCCGGATTTTTTACTCGTCATCCGCAGCGCCCTGCGCAACAACCGCCGCCGTGCAGTCGGTGTGGCCCTGGGTATCGCCTTGGCAAACGGCATCTATATTGTTTTGTGCATGGTCAGTGTGGGTGCAGTAATTGCCCATTCCATATGGCTGATGTTTCTCTTGAAAATCATAGGCGGCGCTTTTTTGCTCTATGTGGCATACGGCGCATTGCGCGCCAAACGCAGCGATTACGCCTTTATCACGCAAACACCGCAGAATGCCGGGCAAAAAGCAGCGCCGTCTTTTTGGGCGGAGTTTTTTCTCGGCATCGCCTCGGGCTTGTCCAATCCGAAAAACATTGTCTTCTATTTAAGCTTGTTTTCGGTGGTGCTGACCCCGCAAATCAGCATGGGGCTTACCGTTGCCTTGGGCGTATGGATGGTGTTGTTGGTTTTCGTATGGGATGCGATGATTATATTCGTGCTCTCGCAACACAAAGTGCGCCGCGCCTTCGGCAAAGTCGCTTTTTATGTGGATAAAACCGCAGGCATTCTGCTTGGCTTGATGGGCGGGAAATTGCTGCACAGTGCGGTGAAAGAAACGGTTTGA
- a CDS encoding glutathione S-transferase family protein — MTAQLTFYTNPMSRGRVARWMLEETGLPYDTVLLDYGTTMKAPEYRAVNPMGKVPALKHGDTVITETAAICLYLADLVPEKKLAPPVGSPERGSYYRWISFMAPLEQLMTAKAGGSALPKQEMAGFGTEQDLLDTLEAALKDREYLAGSSFTAADLLVAAYVGWYLQFKLLEPRPAFAAFAERHQQRPAARRADEIDEALLAQQPS, encoded by the coding sequence ATGACCGCCCAACTCACCTTCTACACCAACCCCATGTCGCGCGGCCGTGTTGCCCGCTGGATGCTGGAAGAAACCGGCCTGCCCTACGACACGGTGCTGCTCGATTACGGCACCACCATGAAAGCGCCCGAATACCGTGCCGTCAACCCGATGGGCAAAGTGCCCGCACTCAAGCACGGTGATACCGTGATTACCGAAACCGCCGCCATCTGCCTGTATCTGGCCGACCTCGTGCCCGAGAAAAAACTCGCCCCGCCCGTGGGCAGCCCCGAGCGCGGCAGCTATTACCGCTGGATCAGCTTTATGGCCCCGCTGGAGCAATTGATGACGGCCAAGGCCGGCGGTTCTGCCCTGCCCAAGCAGGAAATGGCCGGTTTCGGCACCGAGCAAGACCTGCTCGACACGCTGGAAGCCGCGTTGAAAGACCGCGAATATTTGGCCGGCAGCAGCTTCACCGCCGCCGATTTGCTGGTGGCCGCTTATGTCGGTTGGTATTTGCAGTTCAAACTATTGGAGCCGCGCCCGGCCTTTGCGGCTTTTGCCGAACGCCACCAACAGCGCCCTGCCGCCCGACGCGCCGATGAAATCGACGAAGCCTTGCTGGCGCAGCAACCGTCTTGA
- a CDS encoding DUF2789 family protein — MSAHNPEFIEQCASFTDLFLQLGLSAEPQQIADFITRHRPLPDTVLLPDAPFWSTAQAQFLQEQRQLDEPPFNILIDQLSEALRA, encoded by the coding sequence ATGTCCGCACATAACCCCGAATTTATCGAACAATGCGCCAGCTTTACCGACCTGTTTCTGCAACTCGGTTTGTCTGCCGAGCCGCAGCAGATTGCCGACTTCATCACCCGGCACCGCCCGCTGCCCGACACGGTTTTGCTGCCCGACGCACCGTTTTGGAGCACCGCACAAGCGCAGTTTTTGCAGGAACAGCGCCAACTCGACGAACCACCTTTCAATATACTGATTGACCAACTCAGCGAAGCACTGCGTGCTTAA